One genomic window of Eggerthella timonensis includes the following:
- a CDS encoding slipin family protein: MKFSLRSDKVKTSKSKDDERRSVASTELEPNEATRAGVYLFSLVVFALGFGVVFAATLPWLSAGTVVAAVIAGLLCACCIRIAPQWERVAVLRFGRFNRVAGPGLYALVPFIEYTAIHIDHRVMTSSFSAEAALTADLVPVDVDAILFWMVWDAEKACLEVENYPKAVLWSAQTAMRDAIGQLNLADLSLRRKQIDRELQEIMGAKCEQWGITVMSVEIRDIMVPRELQDALSKEAQAERERNARVILAEVEKDISEMFVEAAEVYDKNPKAMQLRAMNLAYEGAKDGKGVLLAPSSLADGFDVSKLFKGE; the protein is encoded by the coding sequence ATGAAATTCAGCCTGAGAAGCGACAAGGTCAAGACGTCGAAATCCAAGGACGACGAGCGCCGCTCGGTGGCGTCCACCGAGCTCGAGCCGAACGAGGCGACGCGCGCGGGGGTGTACCTGTTCTCGCTCGTCGTGTTCGCGCTCGGCTTCGGCGTCGTGTTCGCGGCGACGTTGCCGTGGCTTTCGGCGGGCACGGTGGTCGCGGCCGTGATCGCGGGCTTGCTGTGCGCGTGCTGCATCCGCATCGCGCCGCAATGGGAGCGCGTGGCGGTGCTGCGCTTCGGCCGCTTCAACCGCGTGGCGGGTCCAGGGCTCTACGCGCTCGTCCCGTTCATCGAGTACACGGCAATCCACATCGATCATCGCGTGATGACCTCGTCGTTCTCTGCCGAGGCGGCGCTGACGGCCGACCTCGTGCCGGTGGACGTGGACGCCATCCTCTTCTGGATGGTGTGGGACGCCGAGAAGGCGTGCCTGGAGGTGGAGAACTACCCGAAGGCGGTGCTGTGGTCGGCGCAGACGGCCATGCGCGACGCCATCGGACAGCTCAACCTGGCCGACCTGTCGCTGCGCCGCAAGCAGATCGACCGCGAGCTGCAGGAGATCATGGGGGCGAAGTGCGAGCAGTGGGGGATCACGGTGATGAGCGTGGAGATCCGCGACATCATGGTGCCGCGCGAGCTGCAGGACGCGCTGTCGAAGGAGGCCCAGGCCGAGCGCGAGCGCAACGCGCGCGTCATCCTGGCCGAGGTGGAGAAGGACATCTCCGAGATGTTCGTCGAGGCAGCCGAGGTGTACGACAAGAACCCCAAGGCCATGCAGCTTCGCGCGATGAACCTGGCCTACGAGGGCGCCAAAGACGGCAAGGGCGTCCTGCTCGCGCCCAGCAGCCTGGCCGACGGCTTCGACGTGAGCAAGCTGTTCAAAGGGGAGTGA